The following are encoded together in the bacterium genome:
- a CDS encoding GntR family transcriptional regulator, translating to MKVSLTDQAYDKIEEMLVTLKFKPGTIISEPEIIERIGMGRTPVREALLRLGKEHMIKAIPRKGIYINEIHITDHIALMETRRALERIIAMRSANRATAEQKKELTRLSQRIVDAAKKNDIETFIHADHAFDLIISEACRNPYASEACASLRAHCRRFWYRFHHDQDLVTSAKLHAEVMSAIVAGNEVRAGTASDKLMDYLDQMTRVAMNKG from the coding sequence ATGAAAGTCAGTCTCACCGATCAGGCCTACGATAAAATCGAAGAGATGCTCGTCACGTTAAAATTCAAACCCGGAACGATCATATCCGAACCTGAAATCATCGAACGGATCGGCATGGGGCGCACTCCGGTCCGCGAGGCTTTATTGCGATTGGGCAAGGAACACATGATCAAAGCCATTCCGCGCAAAGGCATTTATATCAACGAAATCCACATCACCGATCACATCGCGTTGATGGAAACGCGTCGGGCACTGGAACGCATTATTGCTATGCGTTCGGCCAATCGCGCTACGGCGGAACAGAAAAAAGAACTGACCCGCCTCTCGCAACGTATTGTGGATGCCGCGAAAAAAAATGATATCGAAACGTTCATTCATGCCGACCATGCGTTTGACCTTATCATCAGTGAAGCCTGTCGCAATCCGTATGCCTCCGAAGCCTGTGCTTCGCTTCGCGCGCATTGCCGACGCTTCTGGTATCGTTTTCATCATGATCAGGATTTGGTAACTTCCGCTAAACTGCACGCTGAGGTTATGAGTGCTATCGTCGCAGGTAATGAAGTGCGCGCGGGTACCGCCTCCGACAAACTGATGGATTATCTGGATCAGATGACGCGCGTTGCGATGAATAAAGGATAA